From the genome of Myxocyprinus asiaticus isolate MX2 ecotype Aquarium Trade chromosome 39, UBuf_Myxa_2, whole genome shotgun sequence:
TGTAGACATACGTCTACATCCAAAACTGCAAGGAGAGAGAGAATTCACAACCATTTTGCATTATATGCCTGACTCAGATAACAGTTCTACATACAGGCTCTGACCTGTTTAAAGAGATTAAAATCAAAATCGCCATTTCTGACGTCTTGTGACGAAAACAGGACAAACAAATTGGGACATTGGGCTGCATCTGTTGTTTTACAGCTGTATGGAGAGTGAGTGTGCACAATAGGGAAATGCTCTGAAAATTCAGGAATGACTCAACATATTTcagggtaaataaataaataaaaaaagccacagacaccaagagagaggaaatgaCAATACTTTGGTGTCTTGATGTTTTTCTAAGACTTGATCTAATTTAACTAATTATCTTGTTCCTACAAAAGTTCAttgattgcattttcattttattttacaggctacattaactaaatgtctcagtgtttttttttttttttctttttctccatacaatgaaaatcagTGGGGTTCAGTATAGTTCTGGATCCCAttgacttttattgtatggacagaaaacattaaaacacatatcttcttttgtgttacgCAGTACAAAgtaatactggtttggaatgacatgagtgtgagtaaatgatgacagaattgtcgtttttgggtgaactgttccttttagAAGAGCATCAAATGTAATACTAATGAAGTTCTTCTGAAAGGTGTtttgcaggggttttcaaactggggtctgggCACCCCCAGGGGGCTATTAGGGGCTTATAGGGGGTGTGCagaaaatttcagaaaaaaaaaaagggggcattATTACTGCTTcgttctgctttctaaagactgcAAATACATTTCTGCTGAATTATAAATGTGTTTCCTTAGGTTTATACTATACATGTACCATTTCTCTAATAGTGGgtagaaaaaaatacattgtcAACTAAATGCAAAGTAAATGGTTTCCACATAATATTTTAATCCTTTCTTTTGGTTTtagtacaataacaatataaaagccaataaTTTAACCATGTTGTCTTTATATCACACTTACTATTTTCCTCAGACAGTATAAATGGGTTTTAACAATATTTAGCTGCCTTCATATTTTAGGGAGGGGGTCCCTCGcaaatttgggggtccttggcatcaaaaagtttgaaaacccttggTTTAAGGGACTGAAATGAGTGGAGCAACAGCTGATTTTAGCATATTGATGATACATTCATGGTAACCAGGAAATGCTTTGACTGCTAATAAACAGGCAACTGATTCATATAGTTTTGATACACACAAATGCTCATATGATATGACTAGCAACTGTTACTGAATGAATTACACGCAATGCATGGTAATAAATTAACTAAATATATTTACAGACAATTTTGTGTGATTATTGACAATCATTAGACAAAATATCAGCATCTACCTATATGAGCTTCCAGATGTGACTTCTTGCTTTATTTGTCTGTTCAGTGCATCTGCTGCCGACCTCCTCTTTCCTTCCACTGCAACATCTGTCGGCCCTTGCTCCACTTTGACACCCTCTGGGACATTTTCTTTCGTATCTAACTTCTTTCTCTTCTCTTTACTCTCTTTCTCATGCAGCTTCTCTTCAATTTCACATTTCTCCACGCCAGTTTCAACCCCAGAGGTGGCTTGCTCTTGTTTTGAGGACTTGCGTTCAGCTTTCACGGATGCAGCCGAAGTGGGAGTGGGTTTGGGAATCCATGGATGGTCTCCCCTTCTTGGAATGGGCCACGGTTTATAATCTTTCTGATACTGGGTTTGATTGTTGAAAGGGGTCTTGGATGGCTGATAATCGTTTCTGGGTTTACAGCTTCTCTCTGGACGCACACTCCAGGCTTTGTAATCCTCTCGCATCACAGAAGCGCTTGACCCATCTTGAGATGCTGCTGATGCTGCGGCTTTGGCCGACGCCTCCTGATCAGCGCTATGGGCAGGCTGGCTTTCAGCGGTGACTGGTGGCTTCTGTGAAATGAACGTTTTGGGTTGCGGGTGCAGATGTTGCACCTCGGCCACATCTGAATACTTAGTGAAAACCAAAGGCACTGCAATGTCACCTTTGTCCAGCTCACTCCAGAAGCGGTTGATGCAGCAAGCCCTGGTGATACAGGGCCATGCCATGATCGATAACGACGAGGCGAAGGCTTGCGTTTGAGGAGAAACGACTGTGAAATTATAAATACAACGCTTCAAACCTCCTCTTTTATCAAAACAGCGATGGTCCTCTCCTTTAAATGTATCTCGAGACTTCGCGAGGCTTGAAATTCCCTGTATCGTAACGCACGCGCTTGCGCACCGCTGTCAGCAGCGACCAAATAATTTCAGTGTAATTGTCTTATCTCAGTTACAAATGTAAGTCCTTAAAAGACACGATTCAGACGACTTTATTTGACAGCTGTAAGAGAAAGACCACATGCACCCCGGCTCTCGTGTCCCGGGGTCTGCGGAGTAAACTATCACCTGCAGCCGTCAGCGTCTGGTTAGCATCGGGTGGAGACGCCACTCATTTAACCATTTAAAGACTGGCACATGTCGCATCACCTCAGTGCTTCACAATTTCTTCCTACTGTCTGCAAAGTCTCAGTTTGCATTATTCCTTTTAACaaaaatatagcacacacacacacggccaaaGCACATAATAATGGGTTTATTCTATTGCACTGGTCctctggaacttcattaaaataataataaagatatttGCATTAATTGCTGTTAAGGTTCAACATAAGAATAGATCTTAGAGGTTTATAAAATAAATGGTGATGAAATTGTATTCCATTTACTTTAGTGTAACTtgttgatgtttttatttatttattgtgtcaaatagcattcaaaagtcttcataatttaaaaatgtaaataactgaAAGTAATTGGTAAGGTAGGTCTATTCTAGGCATATTGCAAAAACACAAGCTCATGTTAAAATTCCATGTTAAACACATCTACATATGtaccttatatatactgtatgcatttttgtttttgaaatatgGGGTGAGTTAAAAAGAAGctactttttcttttgtttcgTCTGTGGCACTCATACCATCTAGTGGTGTAGTGCAATGATAGCAGTATGTCTTGTGCTTATGTGCTTTGTATGGTCAGCTGAAGTCCACTTGTCTGGTGATGCAAATGTGTTCTGCATCAAACTGGCAAATGTTGAAGTAATGCATAACCCCAGTATAGAAATATGACATAAAATTCATGACTATATGATCAATAGACACAAAGCACCTGGTTCTGAATATTTTGGAGTATCTCGTCTATTTAATAACTTGTTATATAAACAGCATATAACAGGGGCAGCATCAGAATTGGCTATATTTGGATACAGAGTAATTCCAGAAGCAGACTTGAAACAAAAGTGAAAAGTGAGGGGGAAAAATCGTGAAACCTCATCTCAGCCCTTAGGCTACTAATGGAGTTTTTGGATGACAATTAGAGAGGACATAGGATTTGGCCTGATGCTCAGTATACTCAAGTTTTAACTCTTACTTTACAGAGATCATGTCCCTCAACACTTCCCTCTCCATCTAATCACTAAGACAGCAGGATGTTAACCCTTCCCTTATGTTGTGTCCCGGTCATCGTCTTTctatgtacactctttgaggaatatttcaagatctacttatcttattatgttttgtttgggctcgtttgaatcgggatagtctgctgtaagttacgatatgtcattgtctttgttaaatgtatgttttaggAAGTTATAAGGAAAAATTGGGACAAAAAGCCACTCCTGTTTATGTGTGTCATTGGAAATTTCataggtttatttctatttctactgctccaaacgtacttctctgtgtgctcgtatgaatgtcacacatcataagaaagtgtttcactgctgttcaaacgttctttggatcacatcatttatatgtataaatgttttccaactgaatagaccaAATATTccattaaacaaatgacaataaaatgcaaagtaatctctccagtaatgaaaatactttttgaatgttttctaattaccaacgatttaaattgtaattgtagtggaatacagttactaatattttgtattttaagtatgtaaatgtattccgttactccccaaccctgattgcACACTACATGATCTCAATACTTTCCCACTAATATTATCTGGTCTAGCACTTTTATGTACTTTTGCTCATCTAAAAAGCCTCGCCAACGTAcctgcgtcaatttaaaaaaaaaaatgtggctccGTGAGACATCATATAATTCCTTCATTTCATCCTCATGGGGAACATCAGAATTAAACCTCAATGAAAACTATTCAGATCATTAGCTAGCTGTATATCTGAAGTGTACCCCTTCAGGGAGACCACATTTTTACACTCATGGAGGCCTGTTATAAGTTTCGTACCATTTCACACAGCCTTAAGATCAGAGAGAACTATTTTTTCCCTTATAATTATGTTTTGCCTTCTCAGTTTCTACTCACACTTCCTTCCTAATAGCTGAGTATACACCAGACCGGCAATATGTCATCCAGAGTAGGCTCTCATCACCACGCAATCCCATGTACCGCATAGACGGCAAAAGCGTAAACACTTCATACAAACCGGTTTAAATTATTAACGCTATGCCGAAGAGCTGCTGTGTAGTTCGCTGCACCAACAATAAATCCAAAAATGCTGATCTGCAATTTGTTCCCCATGTCCTAAAAAAGATCCTGATCGAAGGGCTTTATGGCTCCAAGCTATACGAAGGGAAGACAACGGGAAGCTATGGGGCCCTG
Proteins encoded in this window:
- the map6b gene encoding microtubule-associated protein 6 homolog isoform X2, with product MAWPCITRACCINRFWSELDKGDIAVPLVFTKYSDVAEVQHLHPQPKTFISQKPPVTAESQPAHSADQEASAKAAASAASQDGSSASVMREDYKAWSVRPERSCKPRNDYQPSKTPFNNQTQYQKDYKPWPIPRRGDHPWIPKPTPTSAASVKAERKSSKQEQATSGVETGVEKCEIEEKLHEKESKEKRKKLDTKENVPEGVKVEQGPTDVAVEGKRRSAADALNRQIKQEVTSGSSYRTEFKAYTDVKPVKLIKAKSQYKLLVEEKTSLETSYSATFKGEQVKPHATDNKLIDRRRIRSLYSEPSKESSKDCSDSDSSSVL
- the map6b gene encoding microtubule-associated protein 6 homolog isoform X1, producing MAWPCITRACCINRFWSELDKGDIAVPLVFTKYSDVAEVQHLHPQPKTFISQKPPVTAESQPAHSADQEASAKAAASAASQDGSSASVMREDYKAWSVRPERSCKPRNDYQPSKTPFNNQTQYQKDYKPWPIPRRGDHPWIPKPTPTSAASVKAERKSSKQEQATSGVETGVEKCEIEEKLHEKESKEKRKKLDTKENVPEGVKVEQGPTDVAVEGKRRSAADALNRQIKQEVTSGSSYRTEFKAYTDVKPVKLIKAKSQYKLLVEEKTSLETSYSATFKGEQVKPHATDNKLIDRRRIRSLYSEPSKESSKVERHHVSLSKPKKKTSHSKTVKKAKEKQIAGSQTAKKKTSVGNQEPKPEGGVTKKSKEMINRLAEAKD